Proteins encoded together in one Bacteroides ovatus window:
- the aspS gene encoding aspartate--tRNA ligase yields the protein MFRTHTCGELRISDVNKQVTLSGWVQRSRKMGGMTFIDLRDRYGITQLVFNEEINAELCERANKLGREFVIQVTGTVNERFSKNANIPTGDIEIIVSELNVLNTAMIPPFTIEDNTDGGDDIRMKYRYLDLRRNAVRSNLELRHKMTIEVRKYLDSLGFIEVETPVLIGSTPEGARDFVVPSRMNPGQFYALPQSPQTLKQLLMVSGFDRYFQIAKCFRDEDLRADRQPEFTQIDCEMSFVEQEDIISTFEGMAKHLFKTLRGVELNEPFQRMSWADAMKYYGSDKPDLRFGMKFVELMDIMKGHGFSVFDNAAYVGGICAEGAATYTRKQLDALTEFVKKPQIGAKGMVYARVEADGTVKSSVDKFYTQEVLQQMKEAFGAKPGDLILILSGDDVMKTRKQLCELRLEMGAQLGLRDKNKFVCLWVIDFPMFEWSEEEGRLMAMHHPFTHPKEEDIPMLDTDPAAVRADAYDMVINGVEVGGGSIRIHDAKLQAKMFEILGFTPEKAEAQFGFLMNAFKYGAPPHGGLAYGLDRWVSLFAGLDSIRDCIAFPKNNSGRDVMLDAPSAIDQSQLDELNLIVDLKEGE from the coding sequence ATGTTTAGAACGCACACATGTGGAGAGCTTAGAATCTCTGATGTAAACAAGCAAGTCACGCTGTCCGGATGGGTACAGCGCAGCCGTAAGATGGGAGGGATGACTTTCATTGACCTTCGCGACCGTTACGGAATTACCCAATTGGTTTTTAATGAAGAAATTAATGCTGAACTCTGTGAACGTGCTAATAAATTGGGACGTGAGTTCGTCATTCAAGTGACAGGAACGGTTAATGAACGTTTCAGCAAGAATGCAAACATTCCTACCGGAGACATTGAAATCATTGTTTCCGAACTGAACGTACTAAATACTGCCATGATTCCTCCGTTCACTATCGAAGATAACACGGATGGGGGTGATGATATCCGCATGAAATACCGTTATCTGGATTTACGCCGTAACGCTGTACGTTCCAATTTGGAACTGCGTCATAAAATGACAATTGAAGTTCGCAAATATCTGGATAGTCTGGGTTTCATCGAAGTGGAAACGCCCGTTTTGATCGGTTCTACTCCTGAAGGCGCACGCGACTTCGTGGTGCCGTCACGTATGAATCCGGGACAGTTCTATGCACTTCCGCAGTCTCCGCAGACCTTGAAACAGTTGTTGATGGTTTCCGGTTTCGACCGTTATTTCCAGATTGCGAAATGTTTCCGCGACGAGGACTTACGTGCCGACCGTCAACCGGAATTTACACAGATCGACTGTGAAATGAGCTTCGTTGAGCAAGAAGATATTATCTCTACTTTCGAAGGAATGGCTAAACATTTGTTTAAGACTCTTCGTGGTGTGGAACTGAATGAACCATTCCAACGTATGTCTTGGGCGGACGCCATGAAATATTATGGTAGCGATAAACCGGATTTGCGTTTCGGCATGAAATTCGTGGAACTGATGGATATCATGAAAGGTCACGGATTCTCTGTATTCGATAATGCGGCTTATGTGGGCGGTATCTGCGCCGAAGGTGCTGCGACTTATACCCGCAAGCAACTGGATGCATTGACCGAATTTGTAAAGAAACCGCAGATTGGTGCGAAAGGAATGGTTTATGCCCGTGTGGAAGCCGACGGAACGGTGAAATCGAGTGTAGATAAATTCTATACGCAGGAGGTGCTCCAGCAAATGAAAGAAGCATTCGGAGCTAAACCGGGTGATTTGATTCTGATTCTGTCTGGCGACGATGTAATGAAAACACGTAAACAACTTTGCGAGCTTCGTCTGGAAATGGGTGCTCAACTGGGATTGCGTGATAAGAATAAGTTTGTTTGCCTTTGGGTGATTGACTTCCCGATGTTCGAATGGAGCGAAGAGGAAGGCCGTCTGATGGCTATGCATCATCCGTTTACTCATCCGAAAGAGGAAGACATTCCGATGTTGGACACTGATCCGGCAGCTGTACGTGCAGATGCATACGATATGGTAATCAACGGTGTGGAAGTTGGCGGCGGATCTATCCGTATCCACGATGCGAAATTGCAGGCGAAGATGTTCGAGATTCTTGGATTCACTCCGGAGAAGGCAGAGGCACAGTTTGGCTTCCTGATGAATGCCTTTAAGTATGGTGCGCCTCCTCACGGTGGTTTGGCATACGGACTCGACCGTTGGGTGTCTTTGTTTGCAGGATTGGATTCTATACGTGACTGTATTGCGTTCCCGAAAAATAATTCCGGACGTGATGTGATGTTGGACGCACCCTCTGCAATCGACCAGAGCCAGCTTGATGAACTGAATTTGATCGTAGATTTGAAAGAGGGCGAGTGA
- a CDS encoding ABC transporter ATP-binding protein: protein MIKTIDLQKIFKTEEVETWALNNVSIEVKQGEFVAIMGPSGCGKSTLLNILGLLDNPTGGEYYLNGTEVSRYTESQRTSLRKGVIGFVFQSFNLIDELNVYENIELPLLYMGISAAERKKRVESAMERMAITHRSKHFPQQLSGGQQQRVAIARAVVANPKLILADEPTGNLDSKNGKEVMGLLSELNKEGTTIVMVTHSQHDAGYADRIINLFDGQVVTEVSM from the coding sequence ATGATTAAGACCATTGACTTACAGAAGATTTTCAAAACGGAAGAAGTAGAAACTTGGGCGTTGAATAACGTCAGTATCGAAGTGAAACAAGGTGAATTTGTAGCCATCATGGGTCCCTCCGGCTGTGGCAAGTCAACATTGCTCAACATTTTGGGGCTACTTGATAACCCGACAGGAGGAGAGTATTATCTGAACGGAACGGAAGTCTCCCGGTATACCGAGTCGCAACGTACCAGTCTTCGCAAAGGCGTGATAGGCTTCGTATTTCAGAGCTTTAACCTGATAGACGAGTTGAACGTATACGAAAATATCGAACTTCCTTTGCTTTATATGGGTATTTCCGCTGCCGAACGGAAAAAGAGGGTAGAGTCAGCTATGGAGAGAATGGCCATTACTCATCGTAGTAAACACTTTCCGCAACAACTTTCCGGTGGTCAGCAGCAACGTGTTGCCATTGCCCGTGCCGTCGTGGCCAACCCTAAACTGATTTTGGCCGATGAGCCAACCGGTAACCTGGACTCCAAAAACGGTAAAGAAGTGATGGGGCTATTGAGCGAACTGAATAAAGAGGGAACCACCATTGTCATGGTGACCCACTCACAACACGATGCCGGTTATGCCGACCGTATCATAAACCTGTTTGATGGACAGGTGGTGACCGAAGTTAGTATGTAA
- a CDS encoding ABC transporter permease produces MIKHYFKVAFRNLWKYKAQNIISTIGLAVGLLCFSICMYCSRFVESTNHCFDNYSRIAELNLYNEQTGDYFSGTQVALSEELRTWAMGEVEAISCMAYPRERSFQVELSPDKSLPYDLEIIEVDTLYNKVFTPQMVVGNWRTASRMPNAVIISRSTAIKIFGQVETAIGKHLTLTRRLYTSPDSTPKTGGIVYTIQAVMEDLPLNNDFNFMCHTDALVINDSEGLFQSPKRRDITGARTYVLLSPQVGITGLEKQFSKRDYTYSLYNETYTVVARYIGDRSQEKGIYILGWVTGIVGILILLVGLINFFHFLIGSFLNRTKEYAIMKMLGSDWKRLFCLLLTQSLMIVFASSFLVIWGIELIGDRMDFSLPGLTMTFPPETLLKHILQYIVFLALLCMAVCLLVSVRIRRSSIQTGIYGGQKRRGKQWGRNFMLGVQFFICWIFVTLTVSLFLQSGKVTETLFHTLSQEDKEAILSIPLDYPFLENKEKQEMVERFRQHAGVKDILLSDISYTHGISGNLLMTEKGNDNSWIDINVMCVPLNFFTFMNIPITEGRTIRTKKDLVMDEVWQKRQKKDIIGMNFYDQTSDFTVCGVCAPFQTDVHNHNGGYAFTLYDSSEYIGHCYVKCYPEQQKEVMKWMETIRREVLPENISSQVRTFQDDLYEVQAVEYILKDIISFFAIVSIIITLLGVYSSITLDTERRQKEVAIRKVNGAGIRSIIWLFARLYLILLMVTAAITFPLIYVVLQLWKQMYTVFFNDGILYWGSIFWGVTLLTVITIIFKILRIARLNPAEVIKNE; encoded by the coding sequence ATGATAAAACACTATTTCAAAGTAGCATTTAGAAACTTGTGGAAGTACAAGGCACAGAATATAATTTCCACCATCGGATTGGCAGTAGGACTACTGTGTTTTAGTATATGTATGTATTGCAGTCGTTTTGTAGAATCTACCAATCATTGCTTTGACAATTATTCCCGCATAGCCGAGTTAAATCTCTATAATGAACAGACTGGTGACTATTTTTCCGGCACACAAGTAGCATTATCCGAAGAACTCCGTACTTGGGCTATGGGTGAAGTGGAAGCGATCTCTTGTATGGCATATCCCCGTGAACGCTCTTTTCAGGTTGAACTGTCTCCGGATAAATCATTGCCATACGATCTTGAAATTATAGAAGTCGATACCCTATACAATAAAGTCTTTACTCCGCAAATGGTAGTTGGTAACTGGCGGACAGCAAGCCGGATGCCCAACGCGGTTATTATAAGCCGGTCCACTGCCATAAAGATATTTGGTCAGGTGGAGACTGCCATTGGCAAACACCTGACTCTTACAAGACGGCTTTATACTTCTCCGGACAGTACACCAAAGACAGGAGGTATTGTGTACACAATCCAAGCAGTGATGGAAGATCTTCCACTGAACAATGATTTTAATTTTATGTGTCATACCGATGCATTGGTTATCAACGACAGTGAGGGACTTTTTCAGAGTCCGAAACGTCGCGATATAACGGGAGCCCGGACATACGTTTTGTTATCTCCGCAGGTTGGCATTACTGGTTTGGAAAAACAATTTTCCAAGCGCGACTATACTTATAGCCTATATAACGAGACTTATACCGTTGTTGCCCGTTATATAGGAGACCGGTCGCAGGAGAAAGGTATTTATATTCTGGGATGGGTCACCGGAATTGTCGGCATATTGATATTGTTGGTTGGATTGATTAATTTCTTTCATTTTCTCATCGGCTCTTTCCTGAATCGCACTAAGGAATACGCCATAATGAAAATGCTTGGTTCTGATTGGAAACGGCTGTTCTGCCTGTTATTAACACAGTCACTGATGATTGTATTTGCATCCTCATTTTTGGTGATATGGGGTATCGAACTAATTGGAGATAGAATGGATTTCTCTTTGCCAGGCCTCACAATGACTTTCCCTCCTGAAACACTATTAAAGCATATTCTGCAATACATTGTTTTTCTTGCATTGCTTTGCATGGCAGTCTGTCTGCTGGTATCCGTCCGTATTCGCAGGTCTTCCATACAGACAGGTATCTATGGAGGTCAAAAACGTCGCGGGAAACAGTGGGGACGTAACTTTATGCTCGGCGTCCAGTTCTTTATTTGCTGGATATTCGTAACGCTGACTGTCAGCCTGTTTTTGCAATCAGGAAAGGTGACTGAAACCTTATTTCATACGTTAAGTCAGGAAGATAAAGAAGCGATTCTTAGTATTCCGCTGGACTATCCATTTCTGGAGAATAAAGAAAAACAGGAAATGGTGGAACGTTTCAGGCAGCATGCCGGTGTGAAAGATATTTTGTTATCTGATATATCTTATACTCATGGAATATCCGGAAACTTGTTAATGACGGAGAAAGGAAATGATAACTCTTGGATTGATATTAATGTAATGTGTGTACCATTGAATTTCTTCACCTTTATGAATATTCCGATAACGGAGGGCAGGACGATCCGGACAAAAAAGGATCTCGTAATGGATGAAGTCTGGCAGAAAAGACAAAAGAAAGATATCATCGGAATGAACTTTTACGACCAGACCAGTGATTTCACCGTTTGTGGAGTATGTGCCCCCTTTCAAACAGATGTACATAACCATAATGGCGGATATGCTTTCACACTTTATGATTCTTCTGAATACATAGGTCACTGCTATGTGAAATGTTACCCTGAACAGCAAAAAGAAGTCATGAAATGGATGGAAACCATCCGTCGTGAAGTGCTGCCGGAGAATATTTCTTCCCAAGTACGTACATTTCAGGATGATTTGTACGAAGTGCAGGCAGTGGAATATATTCTGAAAGATATCATCTCGTTTTTTGCAATTGTAAGCATCATCATTACCCTGTTGGGAGTGTATTCCAGCATTACGCTCGATACAGAACGCCGCCAGAAAGAGGTTGCCATTCGCAAAGTGAACGGAGCCGGAATACGTTCCATCATCTGGCTGTTTGCACGTTTGTACCTGATTTTGCTGATGGTGACTGCCGCCATCACCTTTCCGCTCATTTACGTGGTATTGCAACTGTGGAAACAAATGTACACCGTATTTTTTAATGATGGAATATTATATTGGGGAAGCATATTTTGGGGAGTAACCTTATTGACAGTAATTACCATTATCTTTAAAATACTGCGGATTGCACGTCTCAATCCCGCAGAAGTAATCAAAAACGAATAA
- a CDS encoding ABC transporter permease codes for MIKHYLKVAFRNLIKYKTQSLVSIIGLAVGFTCFALSVLWIRYEMTYDNFHEGADRIYLAGSSFRLYGDGFTYNSSSFLADYLAKNCPEIEKVCRIFYDWNEKKIKNEDVEFVVRRIEVDSNFISMFNIKVLDGDNHLQLKKDEIAITENTAKRIFGKESPIGKHLILEESNEEKIIVAVVKSWEGHSLFSFDILLPFHDTNPNWGNQRCQTLFRIYPNCDIEALKQRLSEYEVQQDGHKYPNSTLIAPLSTLRSSHPREDVNVKLNHIRLFACISGLVIICGICNYLTMLITRIRMRKRELALRKVNGSSNGGLLTLLLTELVLLLILSSGIGLVLIELILPTFKRLSQIYEGASFFYIEVFVYILSLIAVTVGFASLLIRYISKRTLLSNINKKSNLHLSGWFYKSSILFQLFIGIAFVFCTLVMMKQLNFLLNTKELGIERHNVGAVVYCSENVPFKEILEQMPDVTKYLSGFQTPIPKMYFSTFRIKEWEGKTTDSEQYIDLEDETINQEYADFFGVEVLEGSMLDEKDGKNMVVINEAAVKAFGWTQPVGKKIDKLGRHYIVKGVIKNISYNAPIHPVAPAMFFLPDNTGRGGIIFKVKEGTWNVVSEKIKAEVNKVNPNAELMLSNMEEVYDTYMKSERTLCQLLSIVSFICIAIAVFGIFSLVTLSCQQRRKEIAIRKVNGANIGIILNLFFREYLLLLVFSSFFAFPLGYVMMKHWLENYIKQTPIEWWLYAVIFIGMGFVIFLSIIWRVWKAAQQNPAEVLKGE; via the coding sequence ATGATAAAACATTATCTGAAAGTAGCCTTTCGTAATCTGATAAAGTATAAAACACAAAGTCTTGTTAGTATTATCGGATTAGCAGTCGGCTTTACCTGTTTTGCGCTGTCGGTATTATGGATACGTTATGAAATGACGTATGATAATTTTCATGAGGGAGCCGATCGCATTTATCTGGCAGGCAGTAGCTTTCGTCTTTATGGAGACGGATTTACCTATAATTCATCTAGTTTTCTAGCTGATTATTTGGCAAAGAATTGTCCGGAGATAGAGAAAGTATGTCGTATATTTTATGACTGGAATGAAAAAAAGATTAAGAATGAGGATGTTGAGTTTGTGGTACGACGTATAGAGGTAGATTCAAATTTCATTTCAATGTTTAATATTAAAGTATTGGATGGAGATAACCATCTACAGCTAAAAAAGGATGAAATTGCTATAACAGAAAATACGGCAAAGCGAATATTTGGGAAAGAATCTCCGATAGGTAAACACTTGATTTTAGAGGAAAGTAACGAAGAAAAAATAATCGTTGCAGTTGTAAAGTCATGGGAAGGACACTCTTTGTTTTCATTTGATATATTATTGCCATTTCATGATACAAACCCCAATTGGGGGAACCAACGATGCCAAACGCTTTTTCGTATTTATCCCAACTGTGATATAGAAGCATTGAAACAGAGGTTGTCAGAATATGAAGTACAACAAGATGGTCATAAATATCCAAATTCTACGCTTATTGCTCCATTATCCACATTGCGGAGTAGTCATCCGAGGGAAGATGTGAATGTGAAGTTGAATCATATTCGTCTTTTTGCATGTATTAGCGGTTTGGTTATAATTTGTGGAATATGTAATTATTTAACAATGTTGATAACTCGTATCCGGATGCGTAAACGTGAGTTAGCGTTGAGGAAAGTCAATGGTTCATCAAATGGTGGGTTACTCACTTTACTTCTTACAGAACTTGTCTTGTTACTAATTTTATCTTCAGGAATAGGGTTGGTATTGATAGAACTCATCCTGCCGACTTTTAAACGTTTGTCACAAATCTATGAGGGTGCTTCATTTTTTTATATCGAAGTATTTGTTTATATACTATCATTGATTGCCGTGACAGTTGGTTTTGCATCTCTGCTTATACGATACATTAGCAAGCGAACTCTACTTAGTAATATAAACAAAAAATCTAATCTTCATCTCTCCGGTTGGTTTTATAAGAGTAGCATTTTATTTCAGTTGTTTATTGGTATAGCCTTTGTTTTTTGTACTTTGGTGATGATGAAGCAACTTAACTTCTTGTTGAATACCAAAGAACTTGGAATAGAACGGCATAATGTGGGAGCTGTTGTTTATTGCTCTGAAAATGTTCCTTTTAAAGAAATATTAGAACAGATGCCCGATGTTACAAAGTATTTGAGTGGCTTTCAGACACCTATTCCCAAAATGTATTTTTCAACATTCAGGATAAAGGAGTGGGAAGGAAAGACAACTGATAGTGAGCAATATATAGATCTAGAAGATGAGACGATCAATCAAGAATATGCCGATTTCTTTGGAGTTGAGGTGCTGGAGGGAAGCATGCTGGATGAAAAGGATGGAAAAAATATGGTTGTTATAAATGAAGCTGCTGTGAAAGCTTTCGGATGGACACAACCGGTTGGAAAGAAAATTGATAAATTAGGAAGGCATTATATAGTGAAAGGGGTTATTAAAAATATTTCATATAATGCCCCAATACACCCGGTAGCCCCTGCTATGTTTTTTTTGCCGGATAATACAGGCAGAGGAGGTATTATATTCAAAGTGAAAGAAGGGACTTGGAACGTTGTTTCTGAAAAGATAAAAGCGGAAGTGAATAAAGTTAATCCAAATGCAGAATTGATGTTGTCTAATATGGAAGAGGTTTATGACACTTATATGAAATCAGAGAGAACTTTGTGTCAATTGTTGAGCATAGTTTCTTTTATATGTATAGCGATTGCCGTATTCGGCATATTTTCATTGGTGACTTTATCCTGCCAGCAACGGCGTAAAGAAATAGCTATACGCAAGGTAAATGGAGCCAATATAGGAATAATCCTGAATCTATTCTTTAGAGAATATTTACTTTTACTTGTGTTTTCATCGTTCTTTGCTTTTCCGTTGGGATATGTCATGATGAAACATTGGCTAGAAAATTATATAAAGCAAACACCGATAGAATGGTGGCTCTATGCAGTCATATTCATAGGAATGGGATTTGTCATTTTCCTAAGCATCATCTGGCGTGTATGGAAAGCCGCCCAGCAAAATCCGGCGGAAGTACTTAAGGGTGAATAA
- a CDS encoding diacylglycerol/lipid kinase family protein: protein MNERMKKIKFVVNPISGTQSKELILNLLDEKIDKARYSWEVVYTERAGHAVEIAAKAAEEKTDIVVAIGGDGTINEIARSLVHTDTALGIIPCGSGNGLARHLHIPMEPKRALEVLNEGCMDVIDYGKINGTDFFCTCGVGFDAFVSLKFAHAGKRGLLTYLEKTLQESLKYEPETYELETENGVSKYKAFLIACGNASQYGNNAYIAPQATLTDGLLDVTILEPFTVLDVPSLAFQLFNKTIDQNSRIKTFRCKQLCIRRTTPGVVHFDGDPMETDANVNIQLIQRGLRVVVPRAPEKDAANVLQRAQEYMNGIKLMNEAIVDNITDRNKKILKKLTKKV from the coding sequence ATGAACGAAAGAATGAAAAAAATAAAATTCGTCGTCAATCCTATTTCGGGAACACAAAGTAAAGAATTGATTCTTAACTTGCTGGACGAAAAAATAGACAAGGCGAGATACTCTTGGGAAGTAGTGTATACGGAAAGAGCCGGTCATGCAGTAGAAATAGCTGCCAAAGCTGCCGAAGAGAAAACAGATATAGTAGTGGCTATTGGTGGGGATGGAACAATCAATGAAATAGCTCGTTCGTTGGTGCATACTGATACCGCGCTGGGAATTATTCCCTGCGGATCGGGCAATGGACTGGCGAGGCATCTGCATATACCGATGGAACCGAAGAGAGCATTGGAAGTGCTGAACGAAGGTTGCATGGATGTGATAGATTATGGTAAGATTAACGGTACGGATTTTTTCTGCACTTGCGGAGTGGGATTCGACGCGTTTGTCAGTCTGAAGTTTGCGCATGCCGGTAAACGGGGGCTATTGACTTATCTGGAGAAAACCCTGCAGGAAAGTCTTAAATATGAGCCGGAAACGTACGAACTGGAAACGGAAAACGGAGTTTCCAAGTATAAAGCCTTCCTGATTGCCTGCGGAAACGCGTCGCAATATGGAAACAATGCTTATATCGCACCGCAAGCCACTCTGACAGATGGTTTGCTGGATGTGACTATTCTCGAACCGTTCACCGTATTGGACGTTCCTTCATTGGCCTTTCAATTATTCAATAAAACAATCGATCAGAATAGCCGTATCAAGACTTTCCGCTGCAAGCAGTTGTGCATCCGCCGGACTACTCCGGGTGTCGTGCATTTTGATGGTGACCCCATGGAAACGGATGCCAATGTAAATATTCAGCTGATTCAAAGAGGATTGCGCGTGGTAGTGCCACGAGCACCGGAAAAGGATGCAGCCAATGTGCTCCAAAGAGCGCAGGAATATATGAATGGCATCAAATTGATGAATGAAGCCATCGTTGACAATATAACAGATAGAAACAAGAAAATATTGAAAAAGCTGACAAAGAAAGTCTGA
- a CDS encoding GtrA family protein — protein sequence MKESVRIFRFIVIGTMNALIMALVVWLMMKEMSFDGDYMVANITAYLIAQIHNFIWCKYWIFPVENKKNSIWKQILLFCSAFAVAYTAQFLFLVLLVEGLDVNEYLAQFLGLFIYGGANFLANKKITFQ from the coding sequence GTGAAAGAATCTGTACGCATATTCCGTTTTATAGTCATCGGTACAATGAACGCTTTGATTATGGCGTTGGTTGTATGGTTAATGATGAAAGAAATGTCATTTGACGGCGACTATATGGTGGCTAATATAACAGCGTATCTGATAGCTCAAATCCATAACTTTATCTGGTGCAAATACTGGATATTCCCCGTAGAAAATAAAAAGAATAGTATCTGGAAACAGATACTACTCTTTTGCTCTGCTTTTGCCGTGGCTTACACCGCACAGTTTTTATTTCTTGTGTTATTGGTAGAAGGATTGGACGTGAATGAATATCTGGCTCAATTCTTGGGATTGTTTATTTATGGAGGGGCTAATTTCCTAGCCAACAAAAAAATAACGTTTCAATGA
- the spt gene encoding serine palmitoyltransferase — MGLLQEKLAKYDLPQKFMAQGVYPYFREIEGKQGTEVEMGGHEVLMFGSNAYTGLTGDERVIEAGIKAMHKYGSGCAGSRFLNGTLDLHVQLEKELAAFVGKDEALCFSTGFTVNSGVIPALTDRNDYIICDDRDHASIVDGRRLSFSQQLKYKHNDMADLEKQLQKCNPDSVKLIIVDGVFSMEGDLANLPEIVRLKHKYNATIMVDEAHGLGVFGKQGRGVCDHFGLTHEVDLIMGTFSKSLASIGGFIAADSSIINWLRHNARTYIFSASNTPAATASALEALHIIQDEPERLEALWEATNYALKRFREAGFEIGATESPIIPLYVRDTEKTFMVTKLAFDEGVFINPVIPPACAPQDTLVRVALMATHTKDQIDRAVEKLVKAFKALDLL, encoded by the coding sequence ATGGGATTATTACAAGAGAAGTTAGCTAAGTACGACCTGCCACAAAAGTTTATGGCACAGGGCGTTTACCCATATTTCCGTGAGATAGAAGGAAAGCAGGGTACAGAGGTAGAAATGGGCGGACACGAAGTGTTGATGTTCGGTTCCAATGCATACACTGGCCTTACGGGAGATGAAAGAGTGATTGAAGCAGGTATCAAAGCCATGCATAAATATGGTTCCGGTTGCGCAGGCTCGCGCTTCTTGAATGGTACGCTTGACCTGCACGTTCAGTTGGAGAAAGAACTGGCTGCCTTTGTAGGCAAAGATGAAGCGCTCTGCTTCTCAACCGGTTTTACGGTGAATTCCGGAGTTATCCCTGCTTTGACAGACCGCAATGATTATATCATTTGCGATGACCGCGACCACGCATCTATCGTAGATGGCCGTCGTCTCTCCTTCTCTCAACAATTAAAATATAAGCATAACGATATGGCGGATCTGGAAAAGCAACTTCAAAAGTGCAACCCGGATTCAGTGAAGCTCATCATAGTAGACGGTGTGTTCTCTATGGAAGGCGACCTGGCAAACTTGCCCGAAATCGTACGCTTGAAACATAAATACAACGCTACTATCATGGTAGACGAAGCTCATGGCTTGGGTGTATTTGGAAAACAAGGACGTGGTGTTTGCGACCATTTCGGTCTGACTCACGAAGTTGACTTGATTATGGGTACTTTCAGCAAATCATTGGCTTCTATCGGTGGATTCATTGCTGCTGATTCTTCTATCATCAACTGGTTACGCCACAACGCACGTACTTATATATTTAGTGCGTCCAACACTCCGGCTGCTACTGCATCTGCTCTTGAAGCTCTCCACATCATCCAGGATGAACCGGAAAGACTTGAAGCGCTGTGGGAAGCTACCAACTATGCATTGAAGCGTTTCCGTGAAGCAGGATTTGAAATCGGTGCAACAGAATCACCTATCATTCCTCTTTATGTACGTGACACGGAAAAAACATTCATGGTCACTAAATTGGCTTTCGACGAGGGGGTATTTATCAATCCGGTTATTCCTCCGGCATGTGCACCGCAAGACACTTTGGTACGTGTGGCATTGATGGCTACTCATACAAAAGATCAAATTGACCGTGCTGTAGAAAAGCTAGTTAAGGCATTTAAAGCATTGGATCTTTTATAA